In a single window of the Clarias gariepinus isolate MV-2021 ecotype Netherlands chromosome 16, CGAR_prim_01v2, whole genome shotgun sequence genome:
- the LOC128544943 gene encoding toll-like receptor 13 encodes MIETWTLLPLTSVEFVNLGVFQYSSSEPSKIQVNLSLPENLTKLSISSGIRPMTLILRKSKKSQVGLSLNSGLDMIFRNLSSLEYLCMSFCSVPLFEKDLSRDLKSLKVMFLHADNEFSVMENFIEPLKNLRYLILKDALLHCSCDNAWITNWAKYVKNVQVSFRDSALERLPCKTADKTTFLHKFVQESCSFDVHFLLFVSTSLGLVLFMLVVLLHQLFGDYLLAFFHIAQAWVEEAMRANRKGHYHFDVFVSYSGKDERWVMDELLPNLGKRGPPFLKLCLHSRDFELGKDIVENITDSLYRSRHTLCLVSRNYLRSTWCSLEMRLATYRLLAEHRDVLVLVFLEKVPQQLLNVHHRLSRLVKTRTYMDWPHDPALHNAFWDRLWKKLAPESIT; translated from the exons ATGATTGAGACGTGGACTTTACTTCCTTTAACATCTGTAGAGTTTGTAAATTTGGGAGTCTTTCAGTATTCCTCCTCTGAACCGTCAAAGATCCAGGTCAACCTCAGCCTTCCTGAAAACTTGACTAAGTTGTCCATCAGCTCTGGAATACGACCAATGActcttattttaagaaagagCAAGAAATCCCAGGTGGGGCTCAGCCTCAAT TCTGGTCTTGATATGATTTTTCGCAACTTGTCCAGTCTGGAGTATCTTTGTATGTCCTTTTGCTCAGTGCCTTTATTTGAGAAAGACTTGAGCAGAGACCTGAAGTCACTAAAAGTGATGTTTTTGCATGCAGACAATGAGTTCAGTGTGATGGAAAACTTTATCGAGCCCCTGAAAAACCTTCGCTATCTCATCCTGAAAGACGCACTTCTACACTGTAGCTGTGACAATGCTTGGATTACCAACTGGGCAAAGTATGTAAAAAACGTTCAGGTCAGTTTTCGTGATAGCGCATTGGAAAGGCTGCCGTGTAAAACTGCAGATAAAACTACGTTTCTGCACAAATTTGTTCAAGAAAGCTGTTCTTTTGATGTGCACTTTCTCCTTTTTGTCTCCACTTCTCTGGGACTGGTGCTTTTCATGCTGGTAGTGCTGCTCCATCAGCTGTTCGGAGATTACCTGCTGGCATTCTTTCACATAGCTCAGGCCTGGGTAGAGGAAGCCATGAGGGCAAACAGAAAAGGACATTACCACTTCGATGTGTTCGTGTCTTACTCTGGGAAGGATGAGCGCTGGGTGATGGATGAACTTCTGCCCAACCTGGGAAAACGTGGACCCCCATTTCTCAAGCTTTGCCTGCACAGCAGGGACTTTGAGTTAGGAAAGGACATTGTGGAGAACATCACGGACAGCCTCTACAGAAGCAGACACACCCTCTGCCTGGTTAGCCGCAACTACCTGCGGAGTACCTGGTGCTCTCTGGAGATGCGTCTGGCAACATACAGGCTGCTGGCTGAACACAGGGATGTTCTTGTTCTGGTTTTCCTGGAGAAGGTTCCTCAGCAACTTTTAAATGTACATCATAGACTGTCCCGGCTGGTGAAGACCCGGACCTACATGGACTGGCCACATGACCCGGCACTGCACAATGCATTCTGGGATAGACTGTGGAAAAAACTTGCACCTGAATCTATAACCTAG
- the LOC128544169 gene encoding toll-like receptor 13, with product MHLFSSAVFTSLLTCTLCWVSEKCFVFEDYMDEKIVSNCPKSNLSGYCKGVSNVQFDLAGIPSHLEVLCLHLAKDSCLHPNSFSRFTKLTFLQITGSVSTVLPGVFKNLLSLKTLQIDCSQSRNIDFSPEIFSDLQNVTTLSIFNCKLSSMTIDVFKGMVKLESLGLINNTEDISDLLCRLTFVSSSLNYLTVFSENLVVGIKPTCNFTNGTSFHPKFHEIENVYLYVNLVKVINKTLIKYFQKINKLGIDCTGFEVLKSEFTKIDILSINYFRKKLSSFEEICEAAHKLSTSAVIVTFPNVTDSFVPDLDRCMGLESFKMICDFRTKAINLTFINVLRNLTSLWIDWKVTPESINRDRALALCENQSDLITKLKTVNLFTNNFIRIGPRHFSCLQELEELYWTDSEIELIEDFTFNSTSFLKKLDLSRNKISHLTNFTFFGLSNLKTLLLQENKLLMIETWTLLPLTSVEFVNLGVFQYSSSEPSKIQINLSLPENLTKLSISSGIRPMTLILSRSKKSQVGLSLNVSGQSVTFQDCDNTLFKSLVELTAETEQLLCGQSFPGQFLKSLRHLMIRANHKTGQMDLTDLNQLVNLKSLILFNVDLSQQSGVDVIFRNLSNLEYLYMSFCSVPLLEIDLSRDLKSLKVMFLHADDVFSVMENFIEPLKNLRYLILKDALLHCSCDNAWITNWAKYVKNVQVSFRDSALERLPCKTADETKFLQKYAQENCFNDIDFLLFVSTSLGLVFFMLVVLLHQLVGDYLLAFFHIARAWVEEAMRANRKGHYHFDVFVSYSGKDERWVMDELLPNLEKRGPPSLKLCLHSRDFELGKDIVENITDSLYRSRHTLCLVSHNYLRSTWCSLEMRLATYRLLAEHRDVLVLVFLEKVSHQLLNVHHRLSRLVKTRTYMDWPHDPALHNAFWDRLWRKLAPESAT from the coding sequence ATGCACCTTTTCTCTTCAGCTGTTTTCACGAGCCTTCTGACGTGTACGCTGTGTTGGGTGTCTGAAAAATGCTTTGTCTTCGAAGATTACATGGACGAAAAAATAGTAAGTAATTGTCCAAAAAGTAACCTGTCAGGATACTGTAAAGGTGTCTCCAATGTCCAGTTTGATCTTGCTGGGATTCCTTCTCATCTCGAGGTCCTCTGTTTGCACCTTGCAAAGGATTCGTGTCTGCATCCTAACTCTTTCTCAAGGTTTACGAAGCTTACTTTCTTACAAATCACAGGCTCTGTCTCCACTGTCCTCCCAggagtttttaaaaatcttttgagTCTGAAAACACTCCAAATTGATTGCTCACAATCTCGTAACATTGACTTTTCACCTGAGATTTTCAGTGACCTTCAGAACGTTACAACGCTTTCGATATTCAACTGCAAGCTCTCATCCATGACAATAGACGTGTTTAAAGGGATGGTGAAGTTGGAAAGTCTCGGGTTGATTAACAACACAGAGGACATTTCTGATTTGTTGTGCAGATTAACATTTGTGTCATCATCATTAAACTATTTAACTGTATTTTCTGAGAATTTAGTTGTTGGTATAAAGCCGACTTGTAATTTTACTAACGGGACTTCTTTTCATCCTAAGTTTCATGAAATTGAGAATGTTTATCTTTATGTTAATCTggttaaagtaataaataaaacattgataaaatacttccagaaaattaataaattaggcATAGATTGTACTGGATTTGAAGTTTTAAAATCTGAATTTacaaaaattgacattttaagtATAAATTATTTCAGAAAGAAGTTGAGTAGCTTTGAAGAAATCTGTGAAGCCGCACACAAACTTTCAACGAGTGCAGTCATTGTGACATTCCCAAATGTAACCGATTCCTTTGTGCCTGATCTGGATAGATGCATGGGGCTTGAAagctttaaaatgatttgtgaTTTTCGAACTAAAGCAATAAATTTAACATTCATTAATGTTCTGAGAAACCTTACATCATTGTGGATTGATTGGAAAGTTACTCCAGAGAGTATTAATAGGGACAGGGCATTGGCACTGTGTGAAAATCAGAGTGATCTTATCACAAAACTCAAAACAGTAAATCTTTTTACAAACAATTTCATAAGAATTGGCCCCAGACATTTTAGCTGCCTACAAGAACTTGAGGAACTGTACTGGACTGACAGTGAGATTGAACTTATTGaagattttacatttaacagtacaagttttcttaaaaaattgGACCTCAGTCGTAATAAAATATCTCACCTTACAAACTTTACCTTCTTCGGTTTATCTAACCTAAAAACTCTCCTACTTCAAGAAAATAAACTGCTTATGATTGAGACGTGGACTTTACTTCCTTTAACATCTGTAGAGTTTGTAAATTTGGGAGTCTTTCAGTATTCCTCCTCTGAACCGTCAAAGATCCAGATCAACCTCAGCCTTCCTGAAAACTTGACTAAGTTGTCCATCAGCTCTGGAATACGACCAATGACTCTTATTTTAAGTAGGAGCAAGAAATCCCAGGTGGGGCTCAGCCTCAATGTTTCTGGCCAGTCTGTGACTTTTCAGGATTGTGACAATACGCTTTTCAAATCTCTTGTTGAATTAACTGCAGAGACAGAGCAATTGCTCTGTGGTCAGTCCTTTCCTGGTCAGTTCCTCAAGTCTTTAAGACATCTTATGATCAGAGCAAATCACAAAACAGGACAAATGGACTTGACAGATTTAAACCAACTGGTCAACCTGAAGAGTCTGATCCTCTTTAATGTGGATTTGTCTCAGCAGTCTGGTGTTGATGTGATTTTTCGCAACTTGTCCAATCTAGAGTATCTCTATATGTCCTTTTGCTCAGTGCCTTTATTGGAGATAGACTTGAGCAGAGACCTGAAGTCACTAAAAGTGATGTTTTTGCATGCAGACGATGTGTTCAGTGTAATGGAAAACTTTATCGAGCCCCTGAAAAACCTTCGCTATCTCATCCTAAAAGACGCACTCCTACACTGTAGCTGTGACAATGCTTGGATTACCAACTGGGCAAAGTATGTAAAAAACGTTCAGGTCAGTTTTCGTGATAGCGCATTGGAAAGGTTACCATGCAAAACTGCGGATGAAACCAAGTTCCTGCAGAAATACGCTCAAGAAAACTGTTTCAATGATATTGACTTTCTCCTTTTTGTCTCCACTTCTCTGGGACTGGTGTTCTTCATGCTGGTAGTGCTGCTCCACCAGCTGGTTGGAGATTACCTGTTGGCTTTCTTTCACATAGCTCGGGCCTGGGTAGAAGAAGCCATGAGGGCAAACAGAAAAGGACATTACCACTTTGATGTTTTCGTGTCTTACTCTGGGAAGGATGAGCGCTGGGTGATGGATGAACTTCTGCCCAACCTGGAGAAACGTGGACCCCCATCCCTCAAGCTTTGCTTGCACAGCAGGGACTTTGAGTTAGGAAAGGACATTGTGGAGAACATCACGGACAGCCTCTACAGAAGCAGACACACGCTCTGCCTGGTTAGCCACAACTACCTGCGGAGTACCTGGTGCTCTCTGGAGATGCGTCTGGCAACGTACAGGCTGCTGGCTGAACACAGGGATGTTCTTGTTCTGGTCTTCCTGGAGAAGGTTTCTCATCAACTCTTAAATGTACATCATAGACTGTCCCGGCTGGTGAAGACCCGGACCTACATGGACTGGCCACATGACCCGGCACTGCATAATGCATTCTGGGATAGACTGTGGAGAAAACTCGCACCCGAATCTGCAACCTAA